ctaattttgcttcataaagtcaaatggaacctgctgaataatgttacattaacatactgaattacataccgctttgtagctttccatttacttaacaaaaaactgaaaaatgtgacattttgaaatctaacatgaaatactgtactactagtatggtatccggtagacttttgcaatataattttgtagtttctttgattacatgatgttaaataaaatatctacattatgttcatatagtttaattttctttaattatgtctcaatcctaaaattctatgtgatgcaaaacgtttggccatagctgtttattaataaaatagtgcattaaaaatattatggtatttaatataaattgtaGATTATGAAAGCATGCATCTTGTTTGAAAATCTATTTACGTCACTTGCATTAAAGTCATACCTCGTTTTGAGTTCGGTAGTATTCATCAATAGCATACTGGTATTTTGGCGAATTAAGTCCCAAGAGATTTGTCACTCTTTCTCCTAGATAATCAcaggctgaatgaaaaaaaaagttagtgaCTCATCAGCACACAATCAGGAGCTTGCTGCTTCAAATCTTGGCTGGAGGTCCACGGGGAGTGCTGCCTAGGCCTTTGCAGTCCCATGGATTGGGGTGGAAAATTGGCTGTTTAGTTCACCTCACTGAGCTTCAGTTAAGTGAAAAACGTAAAAACTGAAAATCTCTGTCAAAGCCCACCAATGGTGAAAGATTATAGTGCATAGTCTCACATTATTGCAAATGTGCAGAGAAACTGACCAGACTTTCACAATTTGAATGCAATTTGACATACCTGAGATGACAATATGTAGCATTAAATGCTACAAAGCAGCTTGGGTGGGTACCACTAGAATATATCACTAtttattggaagaaaaaaaacatcactgtaaaattatttgtagctaatgaaataattccatacattttctccaccCATGCatatccattcattatatacgtatcaaatgtgcagctttgaaagaaatgcATACATTAGCAAACATGGTACTACATTAGGCTactggaaatctgtttgcaagctatgCTTTTAGACTTTTCTGTAGTTCCtcgtcatttcacctggagggtgaaatttaCCTTACACCTTCACAGTCTTCTTTCTCGTCAATAACCAATAAGCAGGTTCCcctattgactggcatgcttttagccagtaacatgctttgaaccAGAAAACACTGCTAGGGTGAAATAACCAAGAAGGTTATTTGCTATAACTTGTGTTAGTTtacaaactgcacatctgagacccatgtagcgaatggaagtgcaaaatgggtaagatttatggaataaaATTGTTAGCTACAATTCATTAATCAAACCTACTAAAATGAAGTATACAAACTTACTGACTTTTACTAATgtcttttataataaaaaaaatgtggtttAATCCTCTGCATAAAAGACCAATAGACGAGTTTGCTAACCCATTGTTTAGTGCATACACCCCTCATTGATTCACAGCATGATAATTCCCCACTGATAATTCCAGGTCTGTAAGGGAAACATGCCTCAGAGAGGTATCAAATACTTTTGAGTGATGTGTATAACACACGCCACTACTGTGTGAAATTATCAAGCTATTTACACTGGGTGCACCAGGGGGAAAAAAGTGTTACAACAGTAATATCAAACAAATTAGCAGCACTGTTAAACTTGTGAATTAACCTAAGCTGTTAGAAATTGTTTCTACCTTTaatttttgacaaaaaaaaatatatactatatatatatatatatatatatatatatatatatatatatatatatatatatatatatatatatgtgacttGCACCTTGGAGTAAAGACcgtatttaaatgtaatgtaaaagtaGAATGTACTTCTGTACATATGCATCATTCAATACTTACTATGTAATGTCATCCTGGTAAATTGTGCCATACGAAACCAAAAATATGGCCCCCATGAGAGTTTAGACTGAAAACAGAAGTAGTGTGTTATTAAAAattgatttttatattttaatggtttgATAAAgtttgctgtgcaaaagtcttctCTGTTGCATattgagcatcaacaatttagcCTCCacaagtgttttctactattataacaaccttgacttgcataaagaaggaaaaatattGAGTGAAATggctcacatcacttgattttcaaggtgtggtatccgaagcataattaACAAGtacagaaacatcatctgtaattgacaaacccagaacTGGAAGAcctaaaaagctgtctaacaaggatgagcaatacttgaaaataatatccttaaggaatagtgttgaattgacaacagaactggcagaaggcacaggtgtcgctgtccatccatcaacagtcaaAAGCACCTTTGACTATTGtttcatagtccaatttctgtgttcttgtgcatatttgagtcgttcccctttcttaacagaggtattcttactgcaacacatcctttaagattgaccttcatactgttgatttgatggacaacgacatgTGTCCCTtctgttggaaatggtggtttgtgaatagttacataccaaactaaattactcaatcttaaatgaatacataaataaagcaaattatttatcattgtggcatcctctaattgtgaactacaatatgtgaactacaagaattcaGCGATGGAGTACgacagagaaaaatacccctcactcatcccagtcattcttttcttttacttttctttctttgatttcctctttctgtgtcagtccaaacacatgcAATTGTTatttaggactactttgctttttatagtgtgttcaattgttaaagttcctgattgcaccactaaataaacctggtttaagcgggtcttaacacagtgctcaattgtctatttgggaccccactgCACTGTCACCAGAATCGCTtcggcgaatatgttaatgatgggacAGGCGCTCTATCACGGGCAAGACAAGGCAaatcttcagaataccatttcagtgcagtattttttttcactccaTTTATGCATCACAGAATTGGGGGTAAGCGTCGTTATCGCTTGCACttgcatttgcgctgtgatcaggatacagccctaagagttttagtttatagacagtaagagtttaagatgtttgtgttaataaaagataataaaatataattttcttgtctTTTCTTTGATAAactataaaataggtagtaaattaaacaatgatttaaatcaatgattaaaaaaaaaaatcaagtgatttaaatcatgatttaaatCAGTGATTTTAATAGACTTGATTTAAATTGGCCAACCCTGGTGCcgtctgccagttctgttgtcaattcaacacttgtcttctttttATTCCTCAAGGATAATATCtttaagtattgctcatccttgttagacatcTTTTTGGgttttccagtcctgggtttgtcaattatagaTGATGTTTATCTGTACTTGTTGATCATGCTTctgataccacaccttgaaaatcgagtgatgcgagctttttcactcaatgtttttccttctttacaCTAGTCAAGGCTGTTATAATAgaagaaaacactagtggaggctttgagtaaatttttgatgctcataatgcatcagagtagaaaaatgcaacatgtctaagacttttgcacagcagatCTGGACCACTtgttgtaaaatacaaaaaatgtatatactgttTCAATTGAGGTCTTCTTAAGTTCCTGCTGAGTGTCCTCTTCTTCATCAGTGCTATACTCATCCAGAGTATCTCCATTAGCAAAGTGAATCACCCTCCTTGGCGCTTTCTGTTTGGTCATGTCGGTGGCCTCCAACTTTGCTACCTGCTGGATAGAAGCTTCCTTTGAGACAAATTTAATTGAAAAAACTATATAATTAACATTATGCATGCATTTCGTAGAATTCCAGTGAACCTTGTTACTATAAACAACAAGGTTCAG
This sequence is a window from Acipenser ruthenus chromosome 6, fAciRut3.2 maternal haplotype, whole genome shotgun sequence. Protein-coding genes within it:
- the LOC117410366 gene encoding protein FAM177A1-like isoform X2 — translated: MEQVAKLEATDMTKQKAPRRVIHFANGDTLDEYSTDEEEDTQQELKKTSIETSKLSWGPYFWFRMAQFTRMTLHTCDYLGERVTNLLGLNSPKYQYAIDEYYRTQNEESEDEDGEEVTEMQECSQSQEKQHLPLQNVEYGTIHQNTSVEEINEVAQHGIQNTGYAEE
- the LOC117410366 gene encoding protein FAM177A1-like isoform X3 produces the protein MTKQKAPRRVIHFANGDTLDEYSTDEEEDTQQELKKTSIETSKLSWGPYFWFRMAQFTRMTLHTCDYLGERVTNLLGLNSPKYQYAIDEYYRTQNEESEDEDGEEVTEMQECSQSQEKQHLPLQNVEYGTIHQNTSVEEINEVAQHGIQNTGYAEE
- the LOC117410366 gene encoding protein FAM177B-like isoform X1; amino-acid sequence: MEQQVAKLEATDMTKQKAPRRVIHFANGDTLDEYSTDEEEDTQQELKKTSIETSKLSWGPYFWFRMAQFTRMTLHTCDYLGERVTNLLGLNSPKYQYAIDEYYRTQNEESEDEDGEEVTEMQECSQSQEKQHLPLQNVEYGTIHQNTSVEEINEVAQHGIQNTGYAEE